The following are encoded together in the Primulina tabacum isolate GXHZ01 chromosome 18, ASM2559414v2, whole genome shotgun sequence genome:
- the LOC142533849 gene encoding ubiquitin-related modifier 1 homolog 2-like, with translation MQLTLEFGGGLELLCNFVKIHQVNVDLQAEENQQLTMKHLLSWVRTNLIKERPEMFMKGDTVRPGVLVLVNDCDWELSGQLDTTLEEKDVIVFISTLHGG, from the exons ATGCAGCTCACGCTCGAATTCGG TGGAGGACTGGAACTTTTATGCAATTTTGTGAAGATCCATCAAGTAAATGTCGACCTACAGGCTGAAGAAAACCAG CAATTAACTATGAAACACTTGCTCTCTTGGGTCCGCACCAATTTGATTAAGGAAAGGCCCGAAATGTTTATGAAAGGGGATACTGT AAGACCTGGAGTTTTAGTCCTCGTGAATGACTGTGATTGGGAACTCAGCGGACAGCTTGACACGACGCTAGAGGAGAAGGACGTCATCGTTTTCATCTCAACATTGCATGGAGGATAA